From Merismopedia glauca CCAP 1448/3:
CAATGTCAACAAGTACAGCTTATTGACATCATAAATTTTGTAGTATAGCTGTCTTATACAAACTGAATTTTTCTGCATCTTGCTGTATTGTTATAAACTCTAAAGAGCTTTCAAATTTGAAAGTCTCTTCCTGACAGGTTTTGAGGCTTGTTGAGGATAGTTTTTAAGGATCTTCTGTAAACTGCCTATCTATAAGGGTTTCAGCGTTTTATAGACTGTACTACAAAAGAACAGTTTATCTGGCTTCTAGCTCATGGCTGTAAGTAGAAGAAGGTACATTATTCTCTTGTCAGAAAATAATATATAAATGTTAATAAAATATCTTTTTACTTTTAAAACTTTCTTATAAACAACAACAAATAGGGTTTAATTCTTACTAGTAAATAATAAGCTATTAATCTATTCGCTTGACGAGCGCCCTTGACTGGCGTGTGCTAATTTAGTCTGCGGAACGAGCGACAGCGAGAGTGAAGGGTAAGCTAAACATTGACCGCCGCTCGTTCTTTCGCAGCCTAGCACACTGGTCAAGGGCAAGCCTCCGGCGCTCTGGCTCGGAACTTCACTCTAGCTCAAGTTCAGAGTAAGCCCCATTATTAACTATTCACTTGTCACAAGTGATTGAAGTTTTTGGATAACTTCTTCTTCAAGTTGTTGCTTTAGTTTCTTAGGTAACCTGGCAGTGCCAGGAGCGGAAGTGATCGCCTCTAGAGCAGCTAGAACCTGATAAATTATATCATCACTGTTATCCACTTGTGTCAAGTGGTTATCTAGTTTTCTGGCATAGTCAATAACTTGGTCTGCCAGCACAATAGGAACACGGATCGTTTTTGTCCTACCAGATATCCACTGGGGTTGATAAGGTTGAAGGTTAGGAGTATGTCCTTTTGGGTTAGGCATATTTATATCACTTGTGTCACGTGGTTGATATACTTATCATAATAAGTTCATTCACCTGTGTCAAGTGATAAAGCAAGTATTACAGTTATCTTAAATAAAATTTAATCACTTGTGTCATGTGATTAACTATTGACTACACTTAACATAATGTTTAATATTTTCTCTCCAACCAAAGTAATGACTTTCTGCCAATTGCTCTTCTGGGGTTTCATCTTTACCAATTAAATCTTCTGGTTCTTTATCAGATATATACTCTCTAAGAATACCACCAATTGATATAGCTCTGGTTTTATGTAATTGACTCGTTAAAGTTTCTAAGAATTTAGCATCGTCTTTAGTAGCCTTACCAATGAGGTCATATGCTTTAACAGAATACTTAACAGTTTCACTAATAGCTTTAGCTAAGCTAGTTTGTAAATCACCTGTGTCAGGTGTTATACTAGTTGCATTAGTTTTAATCTTGGGCTTGACTATTTCAACATGAACTACAGGTGTGTATTGCACATTTAAAGCTAACTTCCATAACTCAGACCATTGTTTCTGATTAAGATAACTTCTATC
This genomic window contains:
- a CDS encoding protein rep: DRSYLNQKQWSELWKLALNVQYTPVVHVEIVKPKIKTNATSITPDTGDLQTSLAKAISETVKYSVKAYDLIGKATKDDAKFLETLTSQLHKTRAISIGGILREYISDKEPEDLIGKDETPEEQLAESHYFGWRENIKHYVKCSQ